TTTTCAATGCCAGATTACGTCTATTATATTTCAGCGCACCTTCTAAACACCTACTACGAAATCCTTGGTATGCCTCAGTATCAGACTTCATCACCAGCAAAGCATCAGCCAAAGCTTCATCATCATCAGATTCAAAAGTTATGCCCACCTCCTCGCCTCGCACAATTTCTGCCGACTCTCCAGGCACCCCATGCAGAACAGGAATCCCCATGCCCATGCATTCAAACAACTTAGACGGAATCACGCTATTAAACAAATCTGTCTTTTTTAGATGAATAATAGATACATCTAATAGTGACCAATAACGCGATACCTGCTCTTTAGAGACGCTATCTAAAAACAATACATTATCTAAATTTCTAGACTTGGCATCCATGACCAAGTCCTTTTTTCTAGCGCCATCGCCAAGGAAAAGGAATTTCACATCCCTTCCCTCTGGAAGCGATTTCAGCCTCTCCGCGGCGTTCAGCAGCGTCTCTAGTCCATGAGCCATGCCATGTGTACCGATATAGCCAGCAACAAAACACCCCTGCAAGCCAAGACTATCGACCAACTCTGAATCTTTCTCTCGCGGAGAGTAATTGGAAAGATCTACACCATTGGTTACAACATCAATCTTATCAGAATTGATACCCCGTCTAATCAGGCTATCTTTAAAGGCATGCGTTACCACAACTATTTTTTTACAGTCGCGATATAAGAACAACTCTAGCTTCTCCAATTGACGTATCAGGAATGAGTCGCCCATAGCGCCTACAGCCTTAATCGACTCAGGCCAAATATCCCTCAACTCAAAAATCCATGGCACACGTTTAAATCGAGATGTAATAGCAGCAGCAC
This genomic window from Chromobacterium violaceum ATCC 12472 contains:
- a CDS encoding glycosyltransferase family 4 protein, producing MHILFLTDNFPPEVNAPASRTFEHCREWVRNGAQVTIITCAPNFPKGEVFPGYKNSLWSTELVDGIRVVRVWTYIAKNEGLLKRIFDYISFMVSASIAALFVKNVDLIIGTSPQFFTVCAAAITSRFKRVPWIFELRDIWPESIKAVGAMGDSFLIRQLEKLELFLYRDCKKIVVVTHAFKDSLIRRGINSDKIDVVTNGVDLSNYSPREKDSELVDSLGLQGCFVAGYIGTHGMAHGLETLLNAAERLKSLPEGRDVKFLFLGDGARKKDLVMDAKSRNLDNVLFLDSVSKEQVSRYWSLLDVSIIHLKKTDLFNSVIPSKLFECMGMGIPVLHGVPGESAEIVRGEEVGITFESDDDEALADALLVMKSDTEAYQGFRSRCLEGALKYNRRNLALKMLDILKKVNV